Proteins from one bacterium genomic window:
- a CDS encoding STAS domain-containing protein, with protein sequence MVNKLAGADARNWGEMPGMPTGPFRVGQVNGIPVIEVAGDVDASNAHTLEAALEQAALMDEQPVVVSLGGSTYFDSRGMHMLLRFNRRLEKRRRRLLVVVPWQHPLKAVLDALGSAAHITVVQTLAEALAAAHAQV encoded by the coding sequence ATGGTGAACAAATTGGCGGGCGCGGACGCGCGCAATTGGGGAGAGATGCCGGGGATGCCGACGGGGCCGTTTCGGGTGGGACAGGTGAACGGCATCCCGGTGATTGAGGTCGCAGGAGATGTCGATGCGAGCAACGCGCACACTCTCGAAGCCGCGCTGGAGCAGGCGGCGCTGATGGACGAGCAACCGGTGGTTGTGTCGTTAGGAGGCAGCACGTACTTCGACAGCCGCGGAATGCACATGCTTCTGCGGTTCAACCGACGCCTGGAGAAGCGCCGGCGGCGGCTGCTGGTGGTCGTACCGTGGCAGCACCCGCTGAAGGCAGTCCTCGATGCTCTCGGAAGCGCCGCGCACATCACCGTCGTGCAAACGCTCGCCGAGGCGCTCGCCGCGGCGCACGCCCAAGTCTAG
- a CDS encoding response regulator transcription factor, whose amino-acid sequence MRGDTRGGPGTTGNMMSESTPPVLSSADALIVSGVPVVSGVPAAPVAPVFTDSRDAQGRVGELGRPPENAAAAPEAVPVVIAEDEDLFRDLLSTVLSETGKVTVLGAYPDAEAAIEATRRLHPKVVVLDIELRGALNGIHAGLLIRQEFPDIGIVWLSGYKRPYLPVSFQQQTTSGWAYLLKQSGTDVTAIVAAIEAVAKGFVVLDSQIADSMNRLLNTWIPMLSPPQYDVLSLMAQGFGNAAVAEALGLSQKSVDGIVNQIYRHLQLNHPTAAKHRRVETVLHYLRGSGMPALPTSGRPAG is encoded by the coding sequence ATGCGAGGCGACACGCGGGGGGGCCCGGGTACAACTGGGAACATGATGAGCGAATCGACTCCTCCCGTCCTGTCGTCCGCCGACGCCCTTATCGTCTCCGGCGTTCCCGTCGTCTCCGGCGTTCCCGCCGCACCCGTTGCGCCGGTGTTCACGGATTCGCGGGATGCTCAGGGGCGGGTCGGGGAACTCGGGAGACCGCCGGAAAATGCGGCCGCGGCGCCTGAGGCCGTTCCGGTCGTCATCGCGGAAGACGAGGATCTGTTCCGAGACCTCCTCTCGACCGTGCTGTCGGAGACCGGGAAGGTTACGGTGCTCGGTGCATATCCCGACGCTGAGGCCGCGATCGAGGCCACGCGGCGCCTGCATCCCAAAGTTGTTGTGCTCGATATCGAACTGAGAGGTGCGCTGAACGGCATCCACGCGGGACTCTTAATTCGTCAAGAGTTTCCAGATATCGGTATCGTATGGTTATCCGGATACAAGCGACCGTACCTGCCGGTCTCGTTTCAGCAGCAGACGACGAGCGGCTGGGCGTACCTCCTGAAGCAGTCCGGAACGGACGTCACGGCGATCGTGGCTGCGATTGAGGCCGTGGCAAAGGGGTTTGTCGTCCTCGATTCGCAAATTGCGGACTCGATGAACCGTCTGCTCAATACATGGATCCCGATGCTGAGCCCGCCGCAATATGACGTGCTCTCCTTGATGGCGCAGGGCTTCGGCAACGCGGCCGTCGCCGAGGCTCTCGGTCTGTCGCAGAAATCCGTAGACGGGATCGTCAATCAAATCTACCGCCATCTACAACTCAACCACCCCACGGCCGCGAAGCATCGCCGGGTGGAGACGGTTCTCCATTATCTCCGGGGGAGCGGCATGCCGGCGCTGCCAACGTCCGGAAGGCCGGCCGGGTAG
- a CDS encoding helix-turn-helix transcriptional regulator, translated as MSARLINGQRELTREQSLEFGRALSDIAERLERAADVLARLMQLSNPSTTLQNVHLTPREMEIFGYLADGQTNGEIASRCWVSENTIKFHLKNIFRKLGIRDRGQAMMVAKGLRHSISNAETGDGFVG; from the coding sequence ATGAGCGCACGGCTCATCAACGGGCAGAGAGAACTTACGCGTGAACAGAGTCTCGAGTTCGGTCGAGCGCTGAGCGACATTGCGGAACGCCTCGAACGGGCCGCCGACGTGCTCGCGCGGCTCATGCAACTCAGCAATCCCTCGACCACGCTGCAAAATGTCCATCTCACACCGCGCGAAATGGAGATTTTTGGCTATCTGGCCGACGGGCAGACGAACGGCGAGATCGCGTCGCGCTGCTGGGTTTCCGAAAACACGATCAAATTCCATCTCAAGAACATCTTCCGCAAGCTCGGCATCCGCGACCGGGGCCAGGCGATGATGGTCGCCAAAGGCTTGCGCCATTCCATCAGCAACGCAGAAACGGGCGACGGTTTCGTCGGCTGA
- a CDS encoding sensor domain-containing diguanylate cyclase, with the protein MTMSRNQDSAVAVLAKIATEFSALTVSLPVFLNRALSVLGQELGMDNCVVALLDERGAGRLVVRAASGLAAARLGKPLHADVYARVMDSGRAELIPDPGPDTGPAFRSCVGAPIVVHGRAVGLLIAYRPHPGQFTEHDVNLMVVVARYFSSAIELARLHEQPLAGPQTDPLTDLESEPAFRDVLERELRRGQRHEEPTALLCLDIDGFAAIREKYDAVLQDTLVRNLAKLVRSVLRETDRVARSSSGLLLLLPRTPKRAGISVAERIRQRASTVVAESGPSITVSLGVGESPHDGAFAEALLTAARGALQEAQRQGGDRVQAARAAK; encoded by the coding sequence ATGACCATGTCGCGGAACCAGGACAGCGCTGTCGCCGTCCTGGCCAAGATTGCGACCGAGTTTTCGGCCCTGACCGTGAGCCTGCCCGTGTTCCTGAATCGCGCGCTCAGCGTCCTCGGCCAAGAGCTCGGTATGGACAATTGTGTTGTCGCGCTCCTGGACGAACGGGGAGCGGGGCGCCTCGTCGTGCGGGCCGCGTCGGGACTTGCCGCTGCCCGTCTCGGAAAGCCTCTCCATGCCGACGTTTACGCGCGGGTCATGGACAGCGGCCGGGCCGAGTTGATCCCCGATCCGGGACCGGACACCGGCCCGGCCTTTCGCTCCTGCGTCGGCGCTCCCATCGTCGTACACGGTCGGGCGGTCGGTCTCCTGATCGCGTACCGGCCCCATCCCGGACAATTTACCGAGCACGACGTCAACCTCATGGTTGTCGTGGCGCGCTATTTCTCGAGCGCCATCGAGTTGGCGCGCCTCCATGAACAGCCGCTTGCCGGTCCTCAAACCGATCCGCTTACCGATCTGGAAAGCGAGCCGGCGTTTCGGGATGTCTTGGAACGGGAACTCCGTCGAGGACAACGGCACGAAGAGCCGACGGCGCTCTTGTGCTTGGACATCGACGGTTTCGCCGCGATTCGCGAGAAATACGACGCCGTTCTCCAAGACACGCTGGTGCGAAACCTGGCCAAGCTGGTGCGAAGCGTGCTGCGCGAAACGGACCGGGTGGCACGGAGTTCGAGCGGCCTTCTGCTTTTGCTGCCTCGCACGCCCAAGCGTGCTGGGATCAGCGTCGCCGAACGCATCCGGCAGCGCGCCAGTACCGTTGTGGCCGAGAGTGGTCCCTCGATCACCGTGAGTCTCGGCGTTGGCGAATCGCCGCACGACGGCGCCTTCGCGGAGGCGCTATTGACCGCGGCAAGAGGCGCCCTGCAGGAGGCCCAACGACAGGGCGGAGATCGTGTTCAGGCCGCCAGGGCTGCGAAGTAG